A single genomic interval of Spinacia oleracea cultivar Varoflay chromosome 6, BTI_SOV_V1, whole genome shotgun sequence harbors:
- the LOC110801342 gene encoding uncharacterized protein isoform X1, with amino-acid sequence MVGIFSKFSSRSGHRRTQSALDVRQAAPPNPEETGAEAAQTAVVHGIDLGVEFKPVEHPVEPLDNDKPVQCPLPEPSILNDGRIWKERVSAVRRRSDVPVATEGSGGDLISEIVAGGGGTTNSQPPPARRNRMMLPSISAPEHNLVNMLEECKASGMII; translated from the exons atgGTGGGTATTTTTTCTAAGTTCTCTAGCCGAAGTGGGCATCGAAGAACTCAAAGCGCACTT GATGTGAGGCAGGCCGCACCACCAAATCCCGAGGAAACTGGGGCCGAAGCTGCACAAACGGCTGTTGTTCATGGTATAGATTTAGGTGTAGAGTTTAAACCTGTTGAACATCCAGTTGAGCCTCTTGACAATGATAAACCAGTCCAGTGTCCACTGCCAGAACCTTCTATTCTGAAT GATGGAAGAATATGGAAGGAGCGAGTGTCTGCCGTGCGGAGAAGATCCGACGTGCCGGTCGCGACAGAAGGATCAGGGGGCGATTTGATTTCTGAAATAGTAGCCGGTGGTGGTGGGACCACTAATTCACAGCCTCCTCCTGCTCGGCGGAATCGGATGATGCTACCATCAATTAGTGCACCTGAACATAATCTTGTTAATATGCTAGAAGAATGCAAGGCTTCCGGTATGATCATATAg
- the LOC110801342 gene encoding uncharacterized protein isoform X2: MTRTCFWFDFAKDWCASLILDVRQAAPPNPEETGAEAAQTAVVHGIDLGVEFKPVEHPVEPLDNDKPVQCPLPEPSILNDGRIWKERVSAVRRRSDVPVATEGSGGDLISEIVAGGGGTTNSQPPPARRNRMMLPSISAPEHNLVNMLEECKASGMII, translated from the exons ATGACTAGAACCTGCTTTTGGTTTGATTTTGCCAAGGATTGGTGTGCTTCATTGATATTG GATGTGAGGCAGGCCGCACCACCAAATCCCGAGGAAACTGGGGCCGAAGCTGCACAAACGGCTGTTGTTCATGGTATAGATTTAGGTGTAGAGTTTAAACCTGTTGAACATCCAGTTGAGCCTCTTGACAATGATAAACCAGTCCAGTGTCCACTGCCAGAACCTTCTATTCTGAAT GATGGAAGAATATGGAAGGAGCGAGTGTCTGCCGTGCGGAGAAGATCCGACGTGCCGGTCGCGACAGAAGGATCAGGGGGCGATTTGATTTCTGAAATAGTAGCCGGTGGTGGTGGGACCACTAATTCACAGCCTCCTCCTGCTCGGCGGAATCGGATGATGCTACCATCAATTAGTGCACCTGAACATAATCTTGTTAATATGCTAGAAGAATGCAAGGCTTCCGGTATGATCATATAg